One Acidobacteriota bacterium DNA segment encodes these proteins:
- a CDS encoding VCBS repeat-containing protein: protein MMSRTWFAVAMAVVALSASSTAQGPHSDTTKVFNGTSLTGWRPQGGAQWRVASGEIVGSATATPGTLVLDKSYQDAILRFAFQCAGCDAGVLLRNAPAPGGAPGTTSAIYVALSGPDAMTASRVTLDAQGKELNRQPFYEWSGRQNPTGMQLRVIDGGGGWKDVRLMVRANAGTMPPPGSGSNPATSSAPPGPDEPSRFGPPAFRLNAGDIRIKDVLLTDLLRPAAGVAPEVTAANFRRVQLTDRFYAEGVSAGDVNHDGIVDVASGPYAYIGPNFTRAIEIYPPQTYPIANQTMAGQYTDNFLSYVHDFDGDGWGDYLKVNFDGAFLYMNPKGESRHWPVTQVTDPISAETTQFADVDGDGKPELLLSMGSGPGRVVGYAKPGADPAQKWTFVAVSEKGDWGGHGYGVGDVNGDGRMDIIQGSGWWEQPAANAAQGGWKFSAVPFGRGTDPFVRGADMYAYDLNGDKLNDVITSLFAHGPGLVWYEQQRSPQGAISWKMHVIMDGPETPAAQRASWEISDKSIAFTELHAIELVDMDGDGLKDIVTGKRWLSHGLEYPENDRDDPPVVAWFRTVRRPGGAMSFVPQIINNYAGIGTQIEVADVNGDKRPDVLTAARKGVYAFLNLK from the coding sequence ATGATGAGTCGCACGTGGTTTGCCGTCGCGATGGCGGTCGTGGCGCTGTCGGCCTCGAGCACGGCGCAAGGGCCGCATTCGGACACGACCAAGGTCTTCAACGGCACCAGCTTGACCGGCTGGCGGCCGCAGGGCGGCGCGCAGTGGCGGGTGGCCAGCGGCGAGATCGTCGGATCGGCCACGGCCACGCCCGGCACGCTCGTGCTCGACAAGAGCTACCAGGACGCGATCCTGCGGTTCGCCTTCCAGTGTGCCGGCTGCGATGCGGGTGTGCTCCTGCGCAACGCGCCGGCGCCCGGCGGCGCGCCGGGCACGACGAGCGCGATCTACGTGGCCCTCTCCGGTCCCGACGCGATGACTGCCTCGCGGGTCACGCTGGACGCACAGGGCAAGGAGCTCAACCGGCAGCCGTTCTACGAGTGGTCGGGCCGGCAGAACCCGACCGGCATGCAACTGCGCGTGATCGACGGCGGCGGCGGCTGGAAGGACGTGCGGCTCATGGTCCGCGCCAATGCTGGAACGATGCCGCCACCGGGAAGCGGATCGAATCCGGCGACGTCCTCCGCGCCGCCCGGGCCCGACGAGCCGTCGCGCTTCGGCCCGCCGGCGTTCCGGCTGAACGCGGGCGACATCCGGATCAAGGACGTGCTGCTGACCGACCTGCTCCGTCCGGCGGCCGGCGTGGCGCCGGAGGTGACGGCGGCCAATTTCAGGCGCGTGCAACTCACCGATCGCTTCTACGCGGAGGGCGTCTCGGCCGGCGACGTCAACCACGACGGCATCGTCGACGTGGCGAGCGGCCCGTACGCCTACATCGGCCCGAACTTCACGCGCGCGATCGAGATCTATCCGCCGCAGACCTACCCCATCGCCAACCAGACGATGGCCGGACAGTACACGGACAACTTCCTCAGCTACGTGCACGACTTCGACGGCGACGGCTGGGGCGACTACCTGAAGGTCAACTTCGACGGCGCGTTCCTCTACATGAACCCGAAGGGCGAGTCGCGCCACTGGCCCGTGACGCAGGTGACCGATCCGATCTCCGCCGAGACGACGCAGTTCGCCGACGTCGACGGCGACGGCAAGCCTGAGCTGCTGCTCTCGATGGGCAGCGGCCCCGGGCGCGTCGTCGGCTACGCGAAGCCGGGCGCGGACCCGGCGCAGAAGTGGACGTTCGTCGCCGTGTCAGAGAAGGGGGACTGGGGCGGGCACGGATACGGCGTCGGCGACGTCAACGGCGACGGCCGCATGGACATCATCCAGGGGAGCGGCTGGTGGGAACAGCCGGCGGCGAACGCGGCGCAGGGCGGCTGGAAGTTCTCGGCGGTGCCGTTCGGCCGCGGCACCGATCCGTTCGTCCGCGGCGCGGACATGTACGCCTACGACCTCAACGGCGACAAGCTCAACGACGTCATCACCAGCCTGTTCGCCCACGGACCCGGCCTGGTCTGGTACGAGCAGCAGCGATCGCCGCAGGGAGCGATCTCCTGGAAGATGCACGTGATCATGGACGGCCCCGAGACGCCCGCGGCTCAGCGCGCGAGCTGGGAGATCAGCGACAAGTCGATCGCGTTCACCGAGCTGCACGCGATCGAGCTCGTCGACATGGACGGCGACGGCCTGAAGGACATCGTCACGGGCAAGCGCTGGCTGTCGCACGGCCTCGAGTACCCCGAGAACGATCGCGACGATCCGCCGGTCGTCGCATGGTTCAGGACCGTGCGCAGGCCCGGCGGCGCCATGTCGTTCGTGCCGCAGATCATCAACAACTACGCGGGCATCGGCACGCAGATCGAAGTCGCGGACGTCAACGGCGACAAACGGCCGGACGTGCTCACCGCGGCACGCAAGGGCGTCTACGCGTTCCTGAACCTGAAGTAG